Proteins encoded together in one Lutra lutra chromosome 4, mLutLut1.2, whole genome shotgun sequence window:
- the LDLRAP1 gene encoding low density lipoprotein receptor adapter protein 1 isoform X2, which produces MDALKSAGRALIRSPSLAKQSWGGGGRHRKLPENWTDTRETLLEGMLFSLKYLGMTLVEQPKGEELSAAAVKRIVATAKASGKKLQKVTLKVSPRGIILTDNITNQLIENVSIYRISYCTADKMHDKVFAYIAQSQHNENLECHAFLCTKRKVAQAVTLTVAQAFKVAFEFWQVSKEEKEKREKASQESGDVLGGGLRDSTPSLKSLVATGNLLDLEETAKAPLSTVSANTTNVDEAPRPQGLNNSSVVWLDDGLDEAFSRLAHSRTNPQVLDTGLTAQDIRYAECHSPVDWDKPEGRGAEQDDLFSF; this is translated from the exons AGCTGCCGGAGAACTGGACAGACACTCGGGAGACACTGCTCGAGGGAATGCTCTTCAGCCTCAAGTACCTGGGCATGACGCTGGTGGAGCAGCCCAAGGGCGAGGAGCTGTCAGCTGCTGCTGTCAAGAGGATTGTGGCCACG GCCAAGGCCAGCGGGAAGAAGCTGCAGAAAGTGACCCTCAAGGTGTCGCCACGGGGGATTATCCTGACCGACAACATCACCAACCAGCTCATCGAGAACGTGTCCATTTACAG GATCTCCTATTGCACAGCAGACAAGATGCACGACAAAGTGTTTGCCTACATTGCACAGAGCCAGCACAACGAGAATCTCGAGTGCCATGCCTTCCTCTGCACCAAGCGGAAAGTG GCCCAGGCTGTCACCCTCACAGTCGCCCAGGCCTTCAAAGTCGCCTTTGAGTTTTGGCAGGTGTCCAAGGAAG agaaggagaagagggagaaagccaGCCAAGAGAGCGGGGACGTCCTAGGCGGGGGCCTCCGAGACAGCACCCCGTCTTTGAAGAGCT TGGTTGCCACTGGGAACCTGCTGGACTTGGAAGAGACGGCCAAGGCCCCGCTGTCCACAGTCAGCGCTAATACCACTAACGTGGACGAGGCACCGAGGCCTCAAGGCTTGAACAATAGCAGTGTTGTCTGG CTGGATGATGGCCTGGATGAAGCATTTTCGAG GCTGGCGCACTCTCGGACGAACCCTCAGGTCCTGGACACTGGGTTGACAGCACAGGACATCCGTTACGCCGAGTGCCACTCACCTGTCGACTGGGACAAGCCCGAAGGCCGCGGTGCAGAGCAGGATGACCTCTTCAGCTTCTGA
- the LDLRAP1 gene encoding low density lipoprotein receptor adapter protein 1 isoform X1: MDALKSAGRALIRSPSLAKQSWGGGGRHRKLPENWTDTRETLLEGMLFSLKYLGMTLVEQPKGEELSAAAVKRIVATAKASGKKLQKVTLKVSPRGIILTDNITNQLIENVSIYRISYCTADKMHDKVFAYIAQSQHNENLECHAFLCTKRKVAQAVTLTVAQAFKVAFEFWQVSKEEKEKREKASQESGDVLGGGLRDSTPSLKSLVATGNLLDLEETAKAPLSTVSANTTNVDEAPRPQGLNNSSVVWELDDGLDEAFSRLAHSRTNPQVLDTGLTAQDIRYAECHSPVDWDKPEGRGAEQDDLFSF, translated from the exons AGCTGCCGGAGAACTGGACAGACACTCGGGAGACACTGCTCGAGGGAATGCTCTTCAGCCTCAAGTACCTGGGCATGACGCTGGTGGAGCAGCCCAAGGGCGAGGAGCTGTCAGCTGCTGCTGTCAAGAGGATTGTGGCCACG GCCAAGGCCAGCGGGAAGAAGCTGCAGAAAGTGACCCTCAAGGTGTCGCCACGGGGGATTATCCTGACCGACAACATCACCAACCAGCTCATCGAGAACGTGTCCATTTACAG GATCTCCTATTGCACAGCAGACAAGATGCACGACAAAGTGTTTGCCTACATTGCACAGAGCCAGCACAACGAGAATCTCGAGTGCCATGCCTTCCTCTGCACCAAGCGGAAAGTG GCCCAGGCTGTCACCCTCACAGTCGCCCAGGCCTTCAAAGTCGCCTTTGAGTTTTGGCAGGTGTCCAAGGAAG agaaggagaagagggagaaagccaGCCAAGAGAGCGGGGACGTCCTAGGCGGGGGCCTCCGAGACAGCACCCCGTCTTTGAAGAGCT TGGTTGCCACTGGGAACCTGCTGGACTTGGAAGAGACGGCCAAGGCCCCGCTGTCCACAGTCAGCGCTAATACCACTAACGTGGACGAGGCACCGAGGCCTCAAGGCTTGAACAATAGCAGTGTTGTCTGG GAGCTGGATGATGGCCTGGATGAAGCATTTTCGAG GCTGGCGCACTCTCGGACGAACCCTCAGGTCCTGGACACTGGGTTGACAGCACAGGACATCCGTTACGCCGAGTGCCACTCACCTGTCGACTGGGACAAGCCCGAAGGCCGCGGTGCAGAGCAGGATGACCTCTTCAGCTTCTGA